A window of Nonomuraea angiospora genomic DNA:
CGGTCAGGTCACCGACCCGAGGACAGCGTCCGAGCTGTGGCCGGCCGGCGCGGCGACGACGCAGCCCGCGGCCACGCCGACCTGCCTGCTGCGCCAGATCGCCAAGGCCGGTACGGCGGTGCGCGCCGCGTACGTGCCCGACACGACCACGGGCACCCGGTGGTTCGCCGACGGCTCGGTCTGGCTCCGGGACCCGGCGGCGCCCGAGCGGTCGCGGTTCCTGCCGTTCACCACGCAGGACGGCGCCGACGCCTACCGCAAGGCGCACCCCAGGACCGAGCCCGTCACCTACGAGGCCGCGCTGAAGGCGGCCGGGCGGGGCGGCGACGCATGACGAGCGCCGAGGTACTCCCACGCGAGACGACCGGCTCGCAGAAGGCGCGCAAGGTCCCCGCGCCGCCCCGAGCCGGGAAGGGGCGGTGGGCCGTCAGGGTGGCGTCGGTGGCGGCGGCGGCCGGCCTGTGGCAACTGCTCACCGTCACCGACGCCCGGCTGTGGCTCAGGTTCGACCGGTTGCCGACGCTCGACGAGATCGCCCGCGAGGCGGCCAGGCAGCTCGCCACCCAGGTCTACCTGCTCGACCTGCTCCAGAGCCTGATCCGCATCCTCACCGGCTTCGGCCTGGCCACGGTGGCGGGCATCGGGGTGGGCGTGCTCGTGGGCAGGTCGGGCCGCACGCGTGACGTGCTCCTGCCGCTGCTCGAAGCCGTCCGCCCGATCCCGGCCATCGCGCTGGTGCCGGTGGCGATCCTGCTGTTCCCGACGGACGAGCAGGGGATCGTGTTCATCACGTTCGTGGCCGCGTTCTTCCCGATCATGGTGAGCACGCGCCACGCCGTGCGGGCGCTGCCGACGCTCTGGGAGGACGCGGTCAGGACGCTCGGGGGCGGACGCCGCCACGTGCTCCGGTACGTCGTGCTGCCCGGGATCCTGCCGGGCGTGTTCGGCGGGCTGTCGGTCGGCATGGGCGTGTCGTGGATCTGCGTGATCTCGGCCGAGATGATCTCCGGCGAGTTCGGGATCGGCTACCGGACCTGGCAGTCGTACACGCTCGTGGACTACCCCGCGGTGATCGTCGGGATGATCACCATCGGCCTGCTCGGCTGGCTCACCTCGGCCGTGGTCGAGCTGGTCGGCCGTCGGATCACCCGCTGGCTGCCCCGGGCGGAAGGGAGCGGGCGATGACGGCGGGGCTGGGGTTCGCCCTCGACGGGCTGTCCCTCGGCTACGGCGGCGGCCTGGTGCTGCGCGAGGTCGATCTGGAGATCGTGCCGGGCGAGGTGCTGGTCGTCGTCGGGGCCTCGGGCTCCGGCAAGTCCACGCTGCTGCGGGCGCTGGCCGGGCTGCTGCCGCCGTACGAGGGGCGGATCCTCGCGGACGGCGCCGCGGTCGCGGGCACGTCGGGAGAGCGCGCGATGGTCTTCCAGGACGACGGCCTGCTGCCGTGGCGGTCGGTCCGGCGCAACGTCGAGCTGCCGTTGAAGATCCGGGGAGTGGCGCGGCGCGAGCGCGCGGAGCAGGCCCGCGAGTGGATCGAGCGCGTGGGCCTCGCGGGGGCGGAGGACAAGCTGCCCCGCGAGCTGTCCGGCGGAATGCGGCAGCGCGTCCAGCTCGCCCGCGCGCTGGCCGGGACGCCCAGGGCCGTGCTGATGGACGAGCCGTTCGGC
This region includes:
- a CDS encoding ABC transporter ATP-binding protein, encoding MTAGLGFALDGLSLGYGGGLVLREVDLEIVPGEVLVVVGASGSGKSTLLRALAGLLPPYEGRILADGAAVAGTSGERAMVFQDDGLLPWRSVRRNVELPLKIRGVARRERAEQAREWIERVGLAGAEDKLPRELSGGMRQRVQLARALAGTPRAVLMDEPFGALDAQTRAQMQRLLLDVLRGTRATVIFVTHDVDEALLLADRVVVLGGQDVRSVLGVAGGDRKELRARILEEL
- a CDS encoding ABC transporter permease: MTSAEVLPRETTGSQKARKVPAPPRAGKGRWAVRVASVAAAAGLWQLLTVTDARLWLRFDRLPTLDEIAREAARQLATQVYLLDLLQSLIRILTGFGLATVAGIGVGVLVGRSGRTRDVLLPLLEAVRPIPAIALVPVAILLFPTDEQGIVFITFVAAFFPIMVSTRHAVRALPTLWEDAVRTLGGGRRHVLRYVVLPGILPGVFGGLSVGMGVSWICVISAEMISGEFGIGYRTWQSYTLVDYPAVIVGMITIGLLGWLTSAVVELVGRRITRWLPRAEGSGR